A single window of Nicotiana sylvestris chromosome 3, ASM39365v2, whole genome shotgun sequence DNA harbors:
- the LOC104243672 gene encoding pentatricopeptide repeat-containing protein At5g04780, mitochondrial-like, with the protein MTNLWRLSYTKLLSQLSQTKSLNPGLQIQAHLTKTGLLNDSKHRNHLINLYSKCGVFDYAWKLLAESPEPDLVSWSSLISGYAKNGFGKDAIWAFFKMHSLGLKCNEFTFPSVLKACSIEKELFLGKQIHGIVVVTGFESDVFVANTLVVMYAKCGELLDSRMLFEEIPERNVVSWNALFSCYTQNDFFSEAMCMFGDMIVSGVRPDEYSLSNILNACTGLGDIVQGKKIHGCLVKLGYGSDPFSSNALVDMYAKGGNLKHAITVFNEIVVPDIVSWNAIIAGCVLHECHHQAIDMLNQMRRSGIWPNMFTLSSALKACAALELPGLGQGLHSLLIKKDIMLDPFVSVGLIDMYCKCDLTKYARLIYDLMPGKDLIALNAMISGYSQNEADNACLDLFVQTFTQGIGFDQTTLLAVLNSAAGLQAPNVCKQVHALSVKSGFQCDTFVINSLVDSYGKCSQLDDAATIFDECPTPDLPSFTSLITAYALLGRGEEAMKLYLKLQGMGLKPDSFVCSSLLNACANLSAYEQGKQIHAHVLKFGFMSDVFAGNSLVNMYAKCGSIEDANCAFSEVPRKGIVSWSAMIGGLAQHGYAKKALHLFGEMLKDGVSPNHITLVSVLYACNHAGLVAEAKKYFETMKDSFAIEPTQEHYACMIDVLGRAGKLNDAIDLVNKMPFEANASVWGALLGAARIHKNVEVGQRAAEMLFNLQPEKSGTHVLLANIYASVGLWGDVAKVRRLMKDSRVKKEPGMSWIEIKDSIFTFIVGDRSHLRNDEIYAKLEELGQLMAKAGYVPMVDTDLHDVERKQKEILLSYHSEKLAVAFGLIATPPGAPIRVKKNLRICLDCHTAFKFICKIVSREIIIRDINRFHHFKDGSCSCGDYW; encoded by the coding sequence ATGACAAACCTTTGGCGCCTTTCCTACACAAAGCTACTTTCACAGCTTTCCCAAACAAAGTCTTTGAACCCAGGTCTTCAAATTCAAGCCCATTTAACCAAAACTGGATTATTAAATGATAGCAAACATAGGAACCATTTAATCAATTTGTATTCAAAATGTGGCGTATTTGACTATGCATGGAAACTGCTTGCTGAAAGTCCTGAACCAGATTTAGTTTCTTGGTCATCTTTGATTTCTGGGTATGCTAAGAATGGTTTTGGTAAAGATGCTATTTGGGCTTTCTTCAAAATGCATTCATTGGGTCTTAAGTGTAATGAGTTCACTTTTCCTAGTGTGCTTAAAGCATGTTCTATTGAGAAGGAACTTTTCTTGGGTAAGCAGATTCATGGGATTGTTGTGGTCACGGGATTCGAGTCTGATGTTTTTGTCGCGAACACTTTGGTTGTTATGTACGCGAAATGTGGTGAGCTTCTTGATTCTAGGATGTTGTTTGAGGAAATCCCGGAAAGAAATGTTGTTTCTTGGAATGCTTTGTTTTCTTGTTACACACAAAATGATTTTTTCAGCGAGGCGATGTGCATGTTTGGGGATATGATAGTTAGTGGAGTCAGGCCCGATGAATATAGTTTATCCAACATACTGAATGCTTGTACTGGGTTAGGAGATATTGTTCAAGGAAAGAAAATTCATGGGTGTTTGGTGAAGCTTGGCTATGGTTCTGATCCTTTCTCGTCTAATGCACTCGTTGACATGTATGCTAAAGGGGGGAATCTTAAGCATGCCATTACGGTTTTTAATGAAATTGTGGTACCTGACATTGTTTCGTGGAATGCTATTATTGCTGGTTGTGTTCTTCATGAATGTCACCACCAGGCTATAGATATGTTGAATCAGATGAGAAGGTCAGGAATTTGGCCAAATATGTTCACATTGTCGAGTGCTCTCAAAGCTTGTGCTGCACTGGAGCTCCCTGGATTGGGTCAAGGGTTACACTCTCTTTTGATAAAGAAAGATATCATGCTGGATCCGTTTGTGAGTGTTGGCCTTATCGATATGTATTGCAAGTGCGATTTAACCAAGTACGCGAGGTTGATCTATGATCTGATGCCCGGGAAGGATTTAATTGCATTGAATGCTATGATCTCTGGTTACTCACAGAATGAGGCAGACAATGCATGTCTAGACCTTTTTGTTCAGACATTCACCCAAGGAATTGGATTTGATCAGACAACTTTATTAGCCGTCCTAAACTCTGCTGCTGGCTTGCAGGCTCCTAACGTCTGCAAACAAGTTCATGCACTTTCTGTGAAGTCGGGATTTCAGTGTGACACCTTTGTCATAAACAGTCTTGTTGATTCTTATGGAAAATGTAGCCAGCTGGATGATGCAGCTACAATTTTTGACGAGTGCCCTACTCCGGATTTGCCATCTTTTACCTCTCTCATAACAGCTTATGCTCTACTTGGTCGAGGTGAAGAAGCCATGAAACTATATCTGAAGCTACAGGGCATGGGTCTCAAGCCAGACTCATTTGTTTGCAGTTCTCTCTTAAATGCTTGTGCAAATCTATCAGCTTATGAACAGGGGAAACAAATACATGCTCATGTGTTGAAGTTCGGGTTCATGTCAGATGTGTTTGCTGGTAACTCTCTAGTTAACATGTATGCTAAGTGTGGAAGTATAGAGGATGCTAACTGTGCTTTCAGTGAGGTTCCTAGAAAAGGTATTGTTTCATGGTCTGCAATGATTGGAGGACTTGCCCAACATGGATATGCGAAAAAGGCACTTCATTTATTTGGTGAGATGCTGAAAGATGGTGTATCTCCCAATCACATAACATTAGTTAGTGTCCTTTATGCATGTAACCATGCTGGGTTAGTTGCAGAAGCCAAGAAGTATTTTGAAACAATGAAAGACTCGTTTGCGATTGAACCAACTCAAGAGCATTATGCATGCATGATTGATGTCCTGGGCCGAGCTGGAAAATTAAATGACGCTATTGATCTCGTAAATAAGATGCCTTTTGAAGCTAATGCATCTGTCTGGGGTGCACTTCTGGGTGCTGCAAGAATCCATAAGAATGTAGAGGTAGGGCAACGTGCTGCTGAGATGCTTTTTAATCTTCAACCAGAGAAATCTGGCACTCATGTTCTTCTTGCAAATATTTATGCATCAGTTGGGTTGTGGGGAGATGTCGCAAAAGTAAGAAGACTGATGAAGGACAGTAGAGTAAAAAAGGAACCTGGTATGAGTTGGATTGAAATTAAAGATAGTATTTTCACATTTATAGTGGGAGACAGAAGCCATTTGCGAAATGAtgaaatatatgccaaactaGAGGAGTTGGGACAGCTAATGGCTAAAGCTGGTTATGTTCCTATGGTGGATACTGATCTCCATGATGTAGAGAGGAAACAAAAGGAGATTCTTCTCTCCTATCACAGCGAGAAACTAGCTGTTGCATTTGGGCTGATTGCTACACCTCCTGGTGCTCCTATTAGAGTGAAGAAGAACCTTCGGATTTGTTTGGACTGCCATACAGCATTCAAGTTCATTTGTAAAATCGTCTCTAGGGAGATCATTATTAGAGATATTAACCGGTTTCACCATTTCAAAGATGGCTCTTGTTCATGTGGGGATTACTGGTGA
- the LOC104222084 gene encoding trimethyltridecatetraene synthase-like, with translation METPTYTAYAAACLATLALFFLSKYLRQRKLNLPPGPKPWPIIGNFNLIGPLAHRSVHELSLKYGPILQRRFGSYPVVVGSSVEMAKVFLKSMDINFVDRPKMAAGKYTTYNYSNITWSAYGPYWRQARKMCLMELFTAKRLESLEYIRTEELHSLLHDLYNLSTGKPILLKDYLMTLSLNVISRMVLGKRYLDESKNSIVTPEEFKKMLDELFLLNGVLNIGDYIPWIDFMDLQGYVKRMKVLSNKFDRFLEHVLDQHNARRNAEENYVAKDMVDVLLQFADDPTLEVKLERHGVKAFTQDLLAGGTESSAVIVEWAISELLKKPEIFNKATEELDRVIGQNRWVQEKDIPHLPYIEAIVKETMRLHPVAPMLTPRLCGEDCKVAGYDILKGTRLLVSVWTIARDPTLWDEPEAFKPERFLGNSIDVKGHNFELLPFGAGRRMCPGYNLGLKVIQASLANLLHGFKWSLPDNMTPEDLNMEEIFGLSIPKKIPLAAVVEPRLAPTLYSA, from the exons ATGGAAACTCCTACCTATACTGCTTATGCAGCTGCATGTCTAGCTACACTGGCTCTTTTTTTCCTTTCCAAATATCTCCGCCAAAGGAAACTCAACTTACCACCCGGCCCAAAACCATGGCCAATCATCGGAAACTTTAACCTCATTGGCCCCCTTGCTCACCGCTCTGTCCATGAACTCTCCCTCAAGTATGGGCCCATTTTGCAACGCCGCTTCGGGTCTTACCCCGTTGTGGTGGGCTCCTCAGTCGAAATGGCTAAGGTTTTCCTCAAATCAATGGATATCAACTTTGTAGACAGGCCTAAAATGGCTGCTGGCAAGTACACCACCTACAACTATTCGAATATCACTTGGTCCGCCTACGGACCCTATTGGCGGCAGGCACGTAAGATGTGCCTTATGGAACTGTTCACCGCAAAACGGCTCGAGTCACTCGAGTATATTCGTACAGAGGAGTTACATTCTCTCCTCCATGATTTGTATAACTTAAGTACAGGAAAACCGATTCTGCTGAAAGATTATTTGATGACCCTGAGTTTAAATGTTATTAGCAGGATGGTGCTGGGAAAGAGGTATTTGGACGAATCCAAGAATTCGATCGTGACTCCCGAGGAATTTAAGAAAATGTTGGACGAGCTGTTCTTGCTAAATGGTGTACTTAATATTGGAGATTATATCCCCTGGATTGACTTCATGGACTTGCAAGGTTATGTTAAGAGGATGAAGGTATTAAGTAACAAGTTTGACAGGTTTTTGGAGCATGTTCTCGACCAGCATAACGCTAGGAGAAACGCTGAGGAGAATTACGTTGCCAAAGACATGGTGGATGTTTTACTACAGTTTGCTGATGATCCCACTCTGGAGGTTAAACTAGAGAGACATGGAGTCAAGGCTTTCACCCAG GACTTGTTGGCTGGTGGAACCGAGAGTTCAGCAGTGATCGTGGAGTGGGCAATCTCAGAGCTGCTAAAGAAGCCGGAGATTTTCAACAAGGCTACAGAGGAATTGGATCGAGTGATTGGGCAGAACAGATGGGTACAAGAAAAGGACATTCCACATCTTCCTTATATAGAGGCAATTGTTAAAGAGACTATGCGACTTCACCCCGTGGCACCAATGCTAACTCCACGGCTCTGCGGAGAAGATTGTAAAGTAGCCGGCTACGACATTCTGAAAGGAACCAGGCTCCTAGTAAGCGTATGGACTATCGCAAGAGATCCTACTTTGTGGGACGAGCCTGAGGCGTTCAAACCTGAGAGGTTTCTCGGAAATTCCATTGATGTCAAAGGACATAATTTTGAGCTACTGCCATTTGGAGCTGGGAGAAGAATGTGTCCGGGATACAACTTAGGGCTTAAGGTGATTCAAGCTAGCTTAGCTAATCTTCTACATGGATTTAAATGGTCATTGCCCGATAATATGACCCCTGAGGACCTCAACATGGAGGAAATTTTTGGCCTCTCCATACCAAAAAAGATTCCACTTGCTGCTGTGGTTGAGCCAAGACTTGCACCAACGCTTTACTCTGCTTGA